In Castanea sativa cultivar Marrone di Chiusa Pesio chromosome 6, ASM4071231v1, a single window of DNA contains:
- the LOC142639669 gene encoding uncharacterized protein LOC142639669 translates to MGGSVVVGGSAGDGRIGGGADLSIGYENHYRKALVEKMLQVEAKGRGPCLSVISSTISAATFFASTSLALSSLIGAWVGSTSNDFFKSIFVYGDTDPYIISVKYVSLLFCFLVSYASFLQSIRSFVHANFLISMPNSDIPVEYVQMALIRGSAFWSVGLRAIYFATILLLWIFGPIPMFVSSVAMVVILHILDTNSTPLHHFQPAKSRNLLRKTGQDIAAVSRVVVHQKGLHGDASTTTSGAQT, encoded by the exons ATGGGCGGATCAGTGGTGGTGGGTGGGTCGGCTGGTGATGGGCGAATCGGTGGTGGTGCTGATCTCT CCATTGGCTATGAGAACCACTACAGAAAAGCTTTGGTTGAGAAAATGTTGCAG GTTGAAGCTAAGGGAAGAGGTCCATGTCTAAGTGTGATCTCCAGCACCATATCAGCTGCAACTTTCTTTGCTTCAACCTCCCTGGCTTTAAGCTCTCTTATTGGGGCCTGGGTTGGAAGCACTTCAAATGATTTCTTCAAGAGTATTTTCGTATATGGTGACACAGATCCATACATCATTTCTGTCAAATATGTTAGCCTTCTGTTTTGCTTCTTAGTATCTTATGCTTCTTTTCTCCAAAGTATAAGGAGCTTCGTCCATGCAAATTTCCTTATCAGTATGCCAAATAGTGATATCCCAGTGGAGTATGTGCAGATGGCACTGATACGGGGAAGTGCTTTCTGGTCAGTTGGGTTACGGGCAATTTACTTTGCCACCATATTACTGCTGTGGATATTTGGTCCAATACCAATGTTTGTTTCTTCAGTGGCTATGGTGGTGATTTTGCACATTCTTGATACAAACTCGACTCCATTGCATCACTTTCAACCTGCCAAGAGTCGTAACTTGTTGAGGAAGACAGGTCAGGATATAGCTGCAGTCTCAAGGGTTGTTGTGCACCAAAAAGGATTGCATGGTGATGCGAGCACTACTACTTCAGGTGCtcaaacatga